From Brassica oleracea var. oleracea cultivar TO1000 chromosome C3, BOL, whole genome shotgun sequence, a single genomic window includes:
- the LOC106330450 gene encoding major pollen allergen Ole e 10-like, producing MFPQSTLIFFILSMVAIHHLPLASARGQWCVVSPSATDAQMQANIDWLCSRGHVDCIPIKPGGPCFEPDNLRSHVSFVMNQYYQFNGRADKACYFDNTGIFVFKDPSYGDCEYDY from the coding sequence ATGTTTCCGCAGTCAACACTCATTTTCTTCATTCTATCGATGGTTGCGATCCACCACCTTCCTCTCGCAAGTGCCAGAGGTCAGTGGTGTGTGGTATCTCCATCAGCCACAGATGCACAAATGCAAGCTAATATTGATTGGCTGTGCAGCCGTGGACATGTTGACTGTATACCAATCAAACCGGGTGGTCCCTGCTTTGAGCCAGATAATCTTAGAAGCCATGTATCGTTTGTGATGAATCAGTATTACCAATTTAACGGACGTGCCGATAAAGCATGTTATTTCGATAATACCGGTATATTCGTTTTTAAAGATCCAAGCTATGGTGATTGTGAGTATGATTATTAA